From Cellulomonas oligotrophica, a single genomic window includes:
- the exaC gene encoding acetaldehyde dehydrogenase ExaC, whose protein sequence is MTVYAAPGTTGSPATYRERYGHWIGGELVDPVNGRWFENPTPVTGRTFTEVARGDADDVERALDAAHGAARAWGRTSATERAVVLNTIADRMEAHLEMLAVAETWENGKPVRETLAADLPLAIDHFRYFAGAVRAQEGSISEIDADTIAYHFHEPLGVVGQIIPWNFPLLMAVWKLAPALAAGNTVVMKPAEQTPTSILVLMELIADLLPPGVVNVVNGFGVEAGKPLASSPRIRKIAFTGETTTGRLIMQYASQNIIPVTLELGGKSPNIFFEDVARAKDDYYDKALEGFAMFALNQGEVCTCPSRALIAESIYDEFLADGIARVKAIKQGDPLDTETMIGAQASNDQLEKILSYIEIGKEEGAKVLTGGSRTHLEGDLAGGYYVEPTVFEGKNSMRIFQEEIFGPVVAVTSFSDYADAIHTANDTLYGLGAGVWSREQATAYRAGRDIEAGRVWTNCYHAYPAAAAFGGYKGSGVGRENHKMMLDHYQQTKNLLVSYAGTKLGFF, encoded by the coding sequence ATGACCGTCTACGCAGCACCGGGGACCACCGGGAGCCCCGCCACGTACCGCGAGCGCTACGGCCACTGGATCGGCGGCGAGCTCGTCGACCCGGTCAACGGCCGCTGGTTCGAGAACCCCACGCCCGTGACGGGGCGGACGTTCACCGAGGTCGCGCGCGGCGACGCGGACGACGTGGAGCGGGCGCTGGACGCCGCGCACGGCGCCGCACGCGCGTGGGGCCGCACGTCCGCGACGGAGCGGGCCGTGGTGCTCAACACGATCGCCGACCGCATGGAGGCGCACCTCGAGATGCTCGCGGTGGCCGAGACGTGGGAGAACGGCAAGCCGGTGCGCGAGACCCTCGCGGCGGACCTGCCCCTGGCGATCGACCACTTCCGCTACTTCGCGGGGGCGGTGCGGGCGCAGGAGGGGTCGATCTCGGAGATCGACGCGGACACGATCGCGTACCACTTCCACGAGCCGCTGGGCGTGGTCGGGCAGATCATCCCGTGGAACTTCCCGCTGCTGATGGCGGTGTGGAAGCTCGCGCCGGCGCTGGCGGCGGGCAACACGGTGGTGATGAAGCCGGCGGAGCAGACGCCGACGTCGATCCTCGTGCTGATGGAGCTGATCGCGGACCTGCTGCCGCCGGGCGTGGTCAACGTCGTCAACGGCTTCGGCGTGGAGGCGGGCAAGCCGCTGGCGTCGAGCCCGCGGATCCGCAAGATCGCCTTCACGGGCGAGACGACGACGGGCCGGCTGATCATGCAGTACGCGTCGCAGAACATCATCCCGGTGACGCTGGAGCTGGGCGGCAAGAGCCCGAACATCTTCTTCGAGGACGTCGCGCGCGCCAAGGACGACTACTACGACAAGGCGCTGGAGGGGTTCGCGATGTTCGCCCTCAACCAGGGCGAGGTGTGCACGTGCCCGTCGCGGGCGCTGATCGCGGAGTCGATCTACGACGAGTTCCTCGCCGACGGCATCGCGCGCGTCAAGGCGATCAAGCAGGGCGACCCGCTGGACACCGAGACGATGATCGGCGCGCAGGCGTCGAACGACCAGCTCGAGAAGATCCTGTCGTACATCGAGATCGGCAAGGAGGAGGGCGCGAAGGTCCTCACGGGCGGGTCGCGCACGCACCTCGAGGGCGACCTGGCCGGCGGCTACTACGTGGAGCCGACGGTGTTCGAGGGCAAGAACTCGATGCGGATCTTCCAGGAGGAGATCTTCGGGCCCGTGGTCGCGGTGACGTCGTTCTCGGACTACGCGGACGCGATCCACACCGCCAACGACACCCTGTACGGGCTGGGCGCGGGCGTGTGGTCGCGCGAGCAGGCGACCGCGTACCGGGCGGGCCGTGACATCGAGGCCGGCCGCGTGTGGACCAACTGCTACCACGCGTACCCGGCGGCCGCGGCGTTCGGCGGCTACAAGGGCTCGGGCGTGGGGCGCGAGAACCACAAGATGATGCTCGACCACTACCAGCAGACGAAGAACCTGCTGGTCAGCTACGCGGGCACGAAGCTCGGCTTCTTCTGA
- a CDS encoding DUF779 domain-containing protein, with protein sequence MVERVGVTEGAAQVLRRLHAQHGELMFHQSGGCCDGSSPMCYPAGDLITGDADVHLGDLEVGDDAGPVTVPVWMTRAQYAYWKHTHLTIDVVPGRGAGFSLEAPEGVRFLIRSRVLSDEEYAALVDAGVL encoded by the coding sequence GTGGTCGAGCGGGTCGGGGTGACCGAGGGGGCGGCGCAGGTGCTGCGGCGCCTGCACGCGCAGCACGGGGAGCTGATGTTCCACCAGTCGGGCGGGTGCTGCGACGGCTCGTCGCCCATGTGCTACCCGGCGGGCGACCTGATCACGGGTGACGCGGACGTGCACCTGGGCGACCTGGAGGTGGGCGACGACGCCGGGCCGGTGACGGTGCCGGTGTGGATGACGCGCGCGCAGTACGCGTACTGGAAGCACACGCACCTGACGATCGACGTGGTGCCGGGCCGCGGTGCGGGGTTCAGCCTGGAGGCGCCCGAGGGGGTCCGGTTCCTCATCCGGTCGCGCGTGCTGAGCGACGAGGAGTACGCCGCGCTGGTCGACGCCGGCGTCCTCTGA
- a CDS encoding methionine ABC transporter ATP-binding protein, whose protein sequence is MIELSALRKVYPSPDGDVVALDGIDLTVERGTVHGVVGRSGAGKSTLIRCLTGLERPTSGTVTVDGVTISALPEARLRAARRRTGMVFQHVNLLDSRTIAANVAYPLEVAGVPRRQRAARVAELLDVVGLGDRAGAHPAQLSGGQKQRVGIARALATEPSVLLCDEPTSALDGETTREVLGLVRDLRDRLGITVVIITHEPAVVREVCDAVTLLQHGRVVQSGALADVVTQVGSPLSRALVPVPDLPPGARRALVEAVYSTRAVATSAAFAAVASLGDDVEVTSATVEPLAGERVGRLIVDAPRDRVEEVVARLRAAGLEPLAAPTSEEEVA, encoded by the coding sequence TTGATCGAGCTGTCCGCCCTCCGCAAGGTGTACCCGTCCCCCGACGGCGACGTCGTCGCGCTCGACGGCATCGACCTGACCGTCGAGCGCGGCACCGTGCACGGCGTCGTCGGGCGCTCCGGCGCCGGCAAGTCCACGCTGATCCGCTGCCTCACGGGCCTCGAGCGCCCGACGTCCGGCACCGTGACCGTCGACGGGGTGACGATCTCCGCGCTGCCCGAGGCCCGCCTGCGGGCGGCCCGCCGTCGCACGGGCATGGTCTTCCAGCACGTCAACCTGCTCGACTCCCGCACGATCGCGGCGAACGTCGCCTACCCGCTGGAGGTCGCCGGCGTGCCGCGCCGGCAGCGGGCGGCGCGCGTGGCGGAGCTGCTCGACGTCGTGGGGCTGGGCGACCGGGCCGGGGCCCACCCGGCCCAGCTGTCCGGCGGGCAGAAGCAGCGCGTCGGCATCGCCCGCGCGCTGGCGACGGAGCCGTCGGTCCTGCTCTGCGACGAGCCCACGTCCGCGCTCGACGGCGAGACCACCCGGGAGGTCCTCGGGCTGGTGCGCGACCTGCGCGACCGGCTCGGGATCACGGTCGTCATCATCACGCACGAGCCCGCGGTCGTCCGGGAGGTGTGCGACGCCGTGACGCTGCTGCAGCACGGGCGCGTCGTGCAGTCCGGCGCGCTGGCCGACGTCGTCACGCAGGTCGGGTCGCCCCTGTCGCGGGCGCTCGTGCCGGTGCCCGACCTGCCGCCCGGTGCGCGGCGGGCCCTGGTCGAGGCGGTGTACTCGACGCGGGCCGTGGCGACCAGCGCCGCGTTCGCGGCCGTCGCGAGCCTCGGCGACGACGTCGAGGTCACGTCGGCGACGGTCGAGCCCCTGGCCGGCGAGCGGGTGGGCCGGCTCATCGTCGACGCCCCGCGGGACCGCGTCGAGGAGGTCGTCGCCCGGCTGCGGGCCGCGGGCCTCGAACCGCTCGCCGCACCGACGTCCGAGGAGGAGGTGGCCTGA
- a CDS encoding methionine ABC transporter permease — protein MGDLWIELTTNRVILEKLPEATLETLQMVGLSALITVLLGLPLGLLLRSLATDGLTPSRPVAAVLGAVVNVLRSLPFIILALALIPLTRALVGTSLGWEAAVVPLSVGTIPFFARLVETAVRDVAPGKVEAARVMGSTRFTIQVQVLVREALPALVSATTVTVITLIGFSAMVGAIGAGGLGFLAITYGYQRFDPVVLYTSIVVIVVLVTVVQVVGDAVARRLDHR, from the coding sequence ATGGGCGACCTGTGGATCGAGCTGACGACGAACCGCGTCATCCTCGAGAAGCTGCCGGAGGCGACGCTCGAGACGCTGCAGATGGTCGGGCTGTCGGCGCTGATCACCGTCCTGCTCGGCCTGCCCCTGGGCCTGCTGCTGCGCTCCCTCGCCACCGACGGGCTGACGCCGAGCCGGCCGGTCGCGGCGGTGCTCGGCGCGGTCGTCAACGTGCTGCGCTCGCTGCCGTTCATCATCCTCGCGCTGGCGCTCATCCCCCTGACGCGGGCGCTGGTGGGCACGTCGCTCGGGTGGGAGGCCGCCGTCGTGCCGCTGAGCGTCGGCACGATCCCGTTCTTCGCCCGGCTGGTCGAGACCGCCGTGCGTGACGTGGCCCCGGGCAAGGTCGAGGCCGCGCGGGTCATGGGGTCGACGCGGTTCACGATCCAGGTCCAGGTGCTGGTGCGCGAGGCGCTGCCGGCCCTGGTGTCGGCGACCACCGTCACCGTGATCACCCTGATCGGCTTCTCCGCGATGGTCGGGGCCATCGGCGCCGGGGGGCTCGGCTTCCTGGCGATCACCTACGGGTACCAGCGGTTCGACCCCGTGGTGCTCTACACGTCCATCGTCGTCATCGTCGTCCTGGTCACCGTGGTCCAGGTCGTCGGGGACGCCGTCGCGCGCCGCCTGGACCACCGGTGA
- a CDS encoding MetQ/NlpA family ABC transporter substrate-binding protein encodes MNRTVRTAAVLSAAALVMTGCAGGSGGTAGPTADADGVTTLVVGASPVPHAEILQFVQDELAADAGLELEIREFTDYVLPNTALAEGELDANYFQHLPYFEAQVAENGFEFDHFEGVHIEPYGVYSDSVDAIEDIPDGGTIGITNDPGNQARALDLLVEAGLITLAETEGDPTLLDVEDNPKDLELVETAPEQLVVSLPDVDAAIINGNYALEAGLNPATDSILLESGEDNPYANFLAVRAEDVDEPALVALDELLRSDEVRSFIEERWPDGEVLPAF; translated from the coding sequence ATGAACCGCACCGTCCGCACCGCAGCCGTCCTGTCCGCAGCGGCCCTGGTGATGACCGGCTGCGCGGGCGGCTCCGGCGGTACCGCGGGCCCCACGGCGGACGCCGACGGCGTCACCACGCTCGTCGTGGGCGCCAGCCCCGTGCCGCACGCCGAGATCCTGCAGTTCGTGCAGGACGAGCTGGCCGCGGACGCCGGCCTCGAGCTCGAGATCCGCGAGTTCACCGACTACGTGCTGCCGAACACGGCGCTGGCCGAGGGCGAGCTCGACGCGAACTACTTCCAGCACCTGCCGTACTTCGAGGCGCAGGTGGCGGAGAACGGGTTCGAGTTCGACCACTTCGAGGGCGTGCACATCGAGCCGTACGGGGTGTACTCCGACTCGGTCGACGCGATCGAGGACATCCCCGACGGCGGCACGATCGGGATCACCAACGACCCGGGCAACCAGGCGCGGGCGCTGGACCTGCTGGTCGAGGCCGGGCTGATCACGCTCGCGGAGACCGAGGGCGACCCGACCCTGCTCGACGTCGAGGACAACCCGAAGGACCTCGAGCTCGTCGAGACCGCGCCCGAGCAGCTCGTGGTGTCGCTGCCGGACGTGGACGCGGCGATCATCAACGGCAACTACGCGCTGGAGGCCGGGCTCAACCCCGCGACGGACTCGATCCTGCTGGAGTCCGGCGAGGACAACCCGTACGCCAACTTCCTCGCGGTCCGCGCCGAGGACGTCGACGAGCCGGCGCTCGTGGCGCTCGACGAGCTGCTGCGCTCGGACGAGGTGCGGTCCTTCATCGAGGAGCGCTGGCCCGACGGCGAGGTGCTGCCCGCCTTCTGA
- a CDS encoding cupin domain-containing protein has translation MPDEQHAPVHLSQPEPFRWDGVAELVYKESDTTFRDVTRRVLAGADAGQGVELRYFEVGPGGHTTLEHHAHTHVVVPVRGHGRALVGRQVLDLAPHDVVVVGAWEWHQLRAPQDTPFGFLCLVTTDRDRPVRPTDAELADLRADPVVAEFVRV, from the coding sequence GTGCCGGACGAGCAGCACGCACCGGTCCACCTGAGCCAGCCCGAGCCGTTCCGCTGGGACGGGGTGGCCGAGCTCGTCTACAAGGAGTCCGACACGACCTTCCGCGACGTCACGCGCCGGGTGCTCGCGGGTGCCGACGCGGGGCAGGGGGTCGAGCTGCGGTACTTCGAGGTCGGGCCCGGCGGGCACACGACCCTCGAGCACCACGCCCACACGCACGTCGTCGTGCCCGTGCGGGGGCACGGCCGCGCGCTCGTCGGCCGCCAGGTGCTCGACCTCGCCCCCCACGACGTCGTCGTGGTCGGCGCGTGGGAGTGGCACCAGCTCCGCGCGCCGCAGGACACCCCGTTCGGGTTCCTCTGCCTCGTGACCACCGACCGCGACCGCCCCGTGCGTCCCACCGACGCCGAGCTCGCCGACCTGCGCGCCGACCCGGTGGTCGCGGAGTTCGTCCGGGTCTGA